The window CGAAGACGCCGTCCTCCACCGTCTCAACGTGATCATCGTTCTGCTGGTCGCGATACTCGCCATCCTGTTGTGGCCCGTTCTCACTCCGCTCATCCTGTTCGCGAACGTCGTTATCGTCTTGCTCGTGGGACTCGGGCTTAGCTGGGCGCTACTGCAGCGCGTTCGGTGAGCCCGCCACCGTCGTCACCTCATCCGGAACGTCGCCCGACCAGTATCACCCGCGTTTCGTCTCGTCGCTCGTACTCGTCGTAGATCTGAATCCTGATTCCGTGGGATCGACACCGCTCGAGCAGTTCGCCCGGCTGGAACCGGTAGCGATCCCCGGGGCCACTCGTGCTCGCGCTCGAGTCCCCGCTATCGCCCGAAACGACGTAGTGCTCGTAGACGAGGATGCCACCGGGTGTGAGCGCCTCGAGAATCTCCGGCAGCGATCGCCGAGCGTCGAAGAAACTGATGGTGACCAGGTCGTACATCGTCGGCGGAAACCCGTAGCGATCCGCGTCGGCGAGAATCCAGTTGGCCGACACCCCATCCGCCCTGGCTCGAGCTCGAGCGCGCTCGAGGACGATCCGCGAGATGTCGAGGCCGTCGACCGTCCAGCCGTGGGCGGCCAGGTAGCGGGCGTTTCGCCCGCCGCCGGTGGCGACGTCGAGCGCTCGACCCGGCGGGTGGCCGTCGACGGCAGCCTCGAGGATCGGGGAGGGGTCGCCGGGGGAACGGTCGCCTCGAGTTCGAGCCCGGTAGCGGTCGTCCCACCGGTTTCGTTCCTCGTTGGTCACGTCGATCACTTCGACGGGAGCAGCCAAGAATCCCACCCAGTCGGGTATCGGGGGCCGGTCATCGACCAACCATGGACTGACGTTGGGTAATTCTGAACTGACGATACTCGAGCGGGCGTGACCTGCAGAATTATGCGAGGAAATCCTCGACCGTCGGCCGCTCGAGGTCGCCGGGGAACGCCTCGACTGGTGCCTGCACCTCGTCGCCGGAGGCCATCTCCTTCAGCGTAATCTCGTCGTTCTCGAGGTCGCGCTCGCCGACGATCACGGTCGTTTCGGCGTTTATCGAGTCGGCGTAGCCAAGCTGGGCACCGAAGGAACGTCCGGCGACGTCCGTCTCGACGACGTGGCCGCGTTCGCGGAGTTCGCGGCCGATTCTCGAGGCGATGGGTCGCGTATCACCCACCGACAGGACGTAGTAGTCCGTCGTGATCTCCTCGTCGGGCCAGACGCCCGCCCGCTGCATGAGCAAGGGGATGGTCGCGTGACCGGGGGCGACACCAACGGCGGGGGTCGGCTGGCCGCCGAAGGACTCGATGAGGTCGTCGTAGCGGCCGCCGCCGAACACCGATCGGGAGACCTCGCCGGCGGAGTCGAAGCACTCGAAGACGACGCCCGTGTAGTAATCGAGGCCGCGCGCCGTCTCGAGCGAGATCGTACAGAACTCTCGAGCGCCGAAGTCCTCGGCGGCGGCGAGCACCGCCTGCAAGTTTTCGACGGCGTCGGTCACCCGCTCGGTGCCGGAGAACTCGACGACGGCCTCGAGGTCG of the Natronosalvus vescus genome contains:
- a CDS encoding class I SAM-dependent methyltransferase, with amino-acid sequence MAAPVEVIDVTNEERNRWDDRYRARTRGDRSPGDPSPILEAAVDGHPPGRALDVATGGGRNARYLAAHGWTVDGLDISRIVLERARARARADGVSANWILADADRYGFPPTMYDLVTISFFDARRSLPEILEALTPGGILVYEHYVVSGDSGDSSASTSGPGDRYRFQPGELLERCRSHGIRIQIYDEYERRDETRVILVGRRSG